Proteins encoded together in one Rhizobacter sp. J219 window:
- a CDS encoding DUF1569 domain-containing protein — protein MTRKPMQRGRRIAFFGLGAVAVGAPALYWASRPAALRSPAFGSTEGALRTLAALEAQPVRMGGAWDLAHVLHHAAQSVEYSLQGFPELKPGWFRASVGPAAATVFSARGRMSHSLTEPIPGAPDIAQGQPLAPAVDRAIAALLAFERHTGALQPHFAYGELSKDDYRRAHLMHFANHWQEVVS, from the coding sequence GTGACGCGCAAGCCCATGCAGCGCGGGCGCCGCATCGCATTCTTCGGCCTCGGGGCCGTGGCGGTCGGTGCTCCCGCCTTGTACTGGGCCTCGCGGCCGGCGGCCTTGCGGTCGCCGGCGTTTGGATCGACCGAGGGTGCCTTGCGCACCCTCGCTGCGTTGGAGGCGCAGCCCGTGCGCATGGGTGGCGCATGGGACCTGGCGCATGTGCTGCACCACGCGGCGCAGAGCGTCGAGTATTCGTTGCAGGGCTTCCCTGAGCTGAAGCCGGGCTGGTTCCGCGCGAGCGTCGGCCCGGCGGCGGCCACCGTGTTTTCGGCGCGCGGTCGCATGAGTCACTCGCTGACCGAGCCCATCCCCGGCGCACCCGACATTGCGCAAGGCCAGCCCCTGGCGCCTGCCGTCGACCGTGCCATCGCGGCACTGCTGGCCTTCGAGCGCCACACCGGCGCCTTGCAGCCTCACTTCGCGTACGGCGAGCTGTCGAAGGACGACTACCGCCGCGCGCACCTGATGCATTTCGCCAACCACTGGCAGGAAGTGGTGTCTTAG
- a CDS encoding alpha/beta fold hydrolase: protein MESFEFKAADGFVLQGRLYGDPSQCQSALLIVPAMGVPQRFYGEFAEWLAGQGVAVMSFDYRGVGASRPSQMKHSLKGFNTDIDVWAKQDTSAALAWLDARVTNDTPIHWLGHSLGGQIFGMVPNRERVASVVTIGVGTGYWLRQAPLVRSYVWWLWYVVVPLSMKLYGYFPGKRLKKIGDLPLGVMQQWRRACLDRDYLVGVGGEKMRSDYAAVRTPILSLSFTDDEYMSARNTADMHAFYASAPREMRRIAPQDIGAKRIGHFGFFRERFAESLWPQVSRWLTPATAR from the coding sequence ATGGAATCTTTCGAGTTCAAGGCGGCCGATGGTTTTGTGCTGCAAGGCCGTCTCTACGGCGACCCGTCGCAATGCCAGTCGGCCTTGCTGATTGTGCCGGCGATGGGCGTGCCGCAGCGCTTCTACGGCGAGTTCGCCGAATGGCTGGCCGGGCAGGGCGTGGCGGTGATGAGCTTCGACTACCGCGGTGTCGGGGCTTCGCGCCCATCGCAGATGAAGCACTCGCTGAAGGGCTTCAACACCGACATCGACGTCTGGGCGAAACAGGACACCTCGGCCGCCCTGGCCTGGCTCGACGCCCGCGTCACGAACGACACGCCGATCCACTGGCTGGGCCACAGCCTCGGCGGCCAGATCTTCGGCATGGTGCCCAACCGCGAGCGCGTGGCGAGCGTCGTCACCATCGGGGTCGGCACCGGCTATTGGCTGCGCCAGGCGCCCCTCGTGCGCAGCTACGTCTGGTGGCTCTGGTACGTGGTGGTGCCGCTGTCGATGAAGCTCTACGGCTACTTCCCCGGCAAGCGCCTGAAGAAGATCGGCGACCTGCCGCTGGGCGTGATGCAGCAGTGGCGCCGTGCCTGCCTCGACCGCGACTACCTCGTGGGCGTGGGCGGCGAGAAGATGCGTTCCGACTACGCCGCCGTGCGCACGCCCATCCTCTCGCTCTCGTTCACCGACGACGAGTACATGTCGGCGCGCAACACCGCCGACATGCATGCCTTCTACGCGAGCGCCCCGCGCGAGATGCGGCGCATCGCACCGCAAGACATCGGTGCCAAGCGCATCGGCCATTTCGGCTTCTTCCGCGAGCGCTTCGCCGAGAGCCTGTGGCCGCAGGTGTCGCGTTGGTTGACGCCAGCCACGGCGCGCTGA